From a single Paludibacter jiangxiensis genomic region:
- a CDS encoding PaaI family thioesterase produces MDKYQQYFTADKFAMSNGIELIECSPGHAKATIKIEERHLNGAGVVHGGLLFTLADFCFAAAVNSYGFITLSINASISFFAKSTEGILTAEAKEIARSNKLCTCDINIFDENGALLANFKGTAYITPKTIEF; encoded by the coding sequence ATGGATAAATACCAGCAATATTTCACAGCAGACAAGTTTGCTATGAGCAACGGGATCGAGCTCATCGAGTGCTCTCCCGGCCACGCAAAAGCAACAATCAAAATAGAGGAAAGACACCTCAATGGTGCCGGCGTAGTACACGGCGGACTTTTGTTTACTCTTGCCGACTTCTGTTTTGCGGCTGCTGTCAATTCGTATGGATTTATCACACTATCGATTAACGCATCCATATCATTCTTTGCAAAAAGCACTGAAGGTATTTTAACCGCAGAAGCCAAGGAAATAGCACGCAGTAATAAATTGTGCACCTGCGACATCAATATCTTTGACGAGAATGGCGCATTATTGGCAAACTTCAAAGGCACTGCCTACATCACACCCAAAACCATCGAATTTTAA
- a CDS encoding indolepyruvate oxidoreductase subunit beta, translating into MQTNIIIAGVGGQGILTIASIIDLAAMQQGLQVKQAEVHGMSQRGGAVESHLRISDSVIYSDLIPKGKANLILAIEPMESLRYLPFLASDGMVVTATEPFKNINNYPEEQAIKDEIAKTGKHIFVDAENLAREAGNLKAFNTVMLGAAANYIGISKDALEKAIESYFSAKGEAVVQLNIKAFRLGAAAI; encoded by the coding sequence ATGCAAACAAACATTATCATAGCCGGTGTGGGCGGACAAGGCATCCTAACCATCGCATCTATCATAGACCTGGCTGCCATGCAACAGGGACTGCAAGTAAAACAGGCGGAAGTACACGGAATGAGTCAACGTGGCGGTGCCGTAGAGTCGCACCTTCGCATTTCAGACAGCGTAATCTATTCAGATCTAATTCCCAAAGGCAAAGCCAACCTGATTCTTGCGATAGAACCGATGGAATCTTTACGTTACTTACCATTTCTTGCTTCGGACGGAATGGTTGTTACTGCCACCGAACCATTCAAAAACATCAATAATTACCCCGAAGAGCAGGCTATTAAAGATGAAATAGCCAAAACCGGGAAGCATATTTTCGTGGATGCTGAAAATCTGGCGCGCGAAGCCGGAAATCTGAAAGCATTCAACACAGTGATGCTCGGCGCCGCAGCCAACTATATCGGCATCAGCAAAGATGCTCTTGAAAAAGCCATCGAAAGTTATTTTTCCGCGAAAGGAGAAGCTGTGGTTCAACTCAACATCAAAGCATTCCGTTTAGGGGCTGCTGCCATCTGA
- a CDS encoding thiamine pyrophosphate-dependent enzyme, translated as MDTQLLLGAEAIALAAIDAGISGVYAYPGTPSTEITEYIQQSPIARQKGVHSTWATNEKTAYEAALGMSYAGKRSLVCMKHVGLNVAADAFLNSAITGVNGGMVVVVADDPSMHSSQNEQDTRVYGKFAFLPVIEPSNQQETYDAIRYAFDLSEQQNLPVLFRVTTRLSHSRAVVKQQPPREENILNPSKEKRKWILLPANARNNYQQLLEKQTTLASLSEQSFLNKTIAGNGTKAIIAFGIAYNYVMEVKQAENLDIPVLKISQYPLPDKLIKEFTDKYDDILIAEEGYPAYEEYLKGYFGNKKFRGRLDGALPRTGELSPDVVAKAMGVESDTFRTIPSIVAGRPPMLCQGCSHRDVFDALNAIFAEYPEQHVFSDIGCYTLGALPPFNAINTCVDMGASVTMAKGAADAGLHPAVAVIGDSTFTHSGITGLLDAVNDKSAITLIISDNSTTAMTGGQDSAGTGKLAEICKGIGVEESHIRTFVPLKKNHDENVIILKEELEYKGVSVIIAQRECVQTASRKKRQENKK; from the coding sequence ATGGATACACAACTTCTTTTAGGAGCCGAGGCAATAGCTCTTGCTGCCATTGACGCCGGTATTTCCGGTGTTTATGCATACCCCGGTACTCCGTCTACTGAAATTACGGAGTACATACAGCAATCACCCATCGCTCGTCAAAAAGGCGTGCACTCAACATGGGCAACAAACGAAAAAACAGCTTATGAAGCAGCTTTAGGCATGTCGTATGCGGGCAAAAGAAGTCTGGTATGTATGAAACACGTCGGACTCAATGTTGCTGCCGATGCATTTTTGAACTCTGCCATTACCGGTGTGAACGGCGGTATGGTTGTCGTAGTGGCCGACGATCCTTCCATGCACTCATCCCAAAACGAACAGGACACCCGCGTTTATGGAAAATTCGCATTCCTGCCTGTCATCGAACCATCGAACCAGCAAGAAACTTACGATGCCATACGTTACGCTTTCGATTTATCGGAACAGCAAAACCTTCCGGTGTTATTCAGAGTAACCACCCGTCTCTCGCACTCACGTGCAGTTGTCAAACAACAACCGCCGCGTGAAGAAAACATATTGAATCCATCAAAGGAAAAACGGAAATGGATACTACTCCCTGCTAACGCAAGAAACAACTATCAGCAACTGCTTGAAAAGCAAACTACTTTGGCGTCGCTATCCGAACAATCGTTTCTGAACAAAACCATTGCAGGAAACGGAACCAAGGCCATCATTGCTTTCGGAATTGCTTACAACTACGTAATGGAAGTAAAACAGGCCGAAAATCTGGATATTCCGGTACTAAAAATTTCTCAATATCCTTTGCCCGACAAGCTGATTAAAGAATTTACGGACAAATACGACGATATTCTGATTGCAGAAGAAGGTTATCCTGCATACGAAGAGTACCTAAAAGGTTATTTCGGCAACAAAAAATTCCGCGGTCGCTTAGATGGTGCACTGCCCCGTACCGGAGAATTATCGCCCGATGTTGTTGCAAAAGCAATGGGTGTCGAATCGGACACCTTCAGAACTATTCCTTCCATCGTAGCCGGACGTCCACCTATGCTGTGTCAGGGATGCAGTCACCGCGATGTGTTTGATGCGCTGAATGCCATCTTCGCAGAATACCCGGAACAACATGTCTTTTCCGATATCGGCTGTTACACATTGGGCGCGCTTCCTCCATTCAATGCAATTAATACTTGTGTTGACATGGGCGCTTCAGTTACAATGGCAAAGGGTGCTGCCGACGCCGGTCTCCATCCCGCTGTTGCCGTTATCGGTGATTCAACATTCACTCACTCGGGAATTACCGGTCTGTTAGATGCTGTCAACGACAAATCAGCCATTACCCTCATCATTTCCGACAACTCCACCACAGCTATGACCGGAGGCCAGGATTCTGCGGGCACAGGTAAGCTTGCTGAGATATGCAAAGGGATTGGCGTAGAAGAATCACATATCCGCACTTTTGTTCCTTTGAAGAAAAATCACGATGAAAACGTCATTATTCTGAAAGAAGAACTCGAATACAAGGGCGTTTCAGTAATCATTGCGCAACGCGAATGCGTGCAAACCGCCAGTCGAAAAAAAAGACAGGAAAATAAAAAGTAA
- a CDS encoding DUF5916 domain-containing protein has translation MTFVCKVNKELRADRANYSPVFCNTLKRDRILWLLLFVFVISLPQIAARNKQTRSWQAKDSVSKPVAKPLREYTTHYIAHKPKIDGHLNDSCWQAGEWAGDFVQWIPKEGAKASQATYLKILYDDKNIYVGIRAVDNEPRKIQRRAARRDVFSGDVAGISLDSYHDRRTGFEFDVTAAGQKLDGINTNPWNTDLTWNAVWYAKTAQEDSAWTAEMAIPFSQLRYSRSKDQVWGLHCWRWISRFKEESDWEPQTSTGPGILYAYGLLKGLNNLPKSKRFEMIASGLGKINTFKKDPLNPFANKGYTFGRNIGLDAKIGLTSNFTVDMTINPDFGQVEADPSEINLTAFETFFTEKRPFFLEGKNIFAFDVDDVNLFYSRRIGHAPSYSPDLADNEYLKETDNATIIDAVKISGKTEKGLTLGILQSTTSKENEQLSTATGQKSITVEPLTNYFLARVQQDFKQGNTVLGGIVTSTNRFIRNAQLDFLNKNAYTGGIDLLHQWKDKEFYLDGKMIGSYITGSKQAMQEMQQSSARYLQRPDISYAHYDSTRNSLSGWGGDVKIGKGSKGLWRYYTELSFRSPGLELNDMGYMQTADVIRQNNYLAYFVNKPVSIFRTYTCVAFLNNNWNYGLQYLSSSFTGAGYAEFLNKWSINNSLTYTTEALDTRILRGGPAMYVPGNWQENFYIKTDDSKAAYCSLNYIRNFPNKQGKGSQYSTTFTIQPISALKFSLNLNYALNDNVLQYVGCASDGGCDKPIMASINQKTLGATFRADCNLTPELSLQYYGSPYSSVGKYSAFKHITDPCNKSFEKRFTLLDTSNYSDDAYQIDENGDGKTDYSVSNPDFNYYQFRSNFVLRWEYRAGSQLYFVWSNEITNYQNPGHEPVTAIFRGLSKGTVNNVFLVKLSYWFSL, from the coding sequence ATGACGTTTGTTTGTAAAGTGAATAAAGAGTTGAGAGCTGACAGAGCCAATTATAGTCCTGTTTTTTGTAATACACTAAAGAGAGACAGGATTCTTTGGCTATTACTGTTTGTTTTTGTCATTTCTTTACCTCAAATAGCAGCCCGAAATAAACAAACCCGGTCGTGGCAAGCGAAAGATTCTGTTTCAAAGCCAGTTGCAAAACCATTGCGCGAATATACCACTCACTACATTGCTCACAAACCTAAAATAGACGGGCATCTCAATGATTCGTGCTGGCAGGCTGGTGAATGGGCCGGAGATTTTGTTCAATGGATTCCCAAGGAAGGAGCAAAGGCCTCACAAGCTACTTATCTTAAAATTCTATACGACGATAAGAATATTTATGTTGGAATCAGGGCGGTCGACAATGAGCCGCGTAAGATTCAGCGCAGGGCTGCCCGTAGGGATGTGTTTTCCGGAGATGTGGCAGGCATAAGTCTTGATAGCTACCATGACAGACGTACAGGGTTTGAATTTGATGTGACCGCTGCAGGCCAAAAGTTGGATGGTATCAATACAAACCCATGGAATACGGATTTGACATGGAATGCTGTGTGGTATGCGAAAACTGCACAGGAAGATTCAGCCTGGACTGCCGAAATGGCTATTCCTTTTTCACAACTTCGCTATAGCCGTTCTAAAGATCAGGTTTGGGGACTTCATTGCTGGCGATGGATCAGTCGTTTCAAAGAAGAGAGTGATTGGGAGCCTCAAACATCTACCGGCCCGGGAATTTTGTATGCTTATGGATTGTTGAAGGGATTAAATAACCTTCCAAAATCCAAACGGTTTGAGATGATTGCATCGGGTCTTGGAAAAATCAACACATTCAAAAAGGATCCTCTGAATCCGTTTGCAAATAAGGGATATACATTCGGGAGGAATATAGGGTTGGACGCCAAAATCGGTTTGACAAGTAATTTTACGGTCGATATGACGATAAACCCTGATTTTGGTCAGGTAGAAGCGGATCCTTCCGAAATTAATTTGACGGCCTTCGAAACTTTTTTTACGGAAAAACGTCCGTTCTTTCTTGAAGGGAAGAATATTTTTGCCTTTGATGTGGACGATGTCAATCTGTTTTACTCGCGTCGTATCGGTCATGCACCATCGTATTCTCCTGATTTGGCCGATAATGAATACCTTAAAGAAACAGATAACGCAACAATAATAGATGCTGTCAAAATTTCGGGAAAAACGGAGAAGGGGTTAACCCTTGGTATTTTACAGAGTACCACATCAAAAGAAAATGAACAGTTAAGCACAGCCACAGGACAAAAATCTATTACGGTAGAACCTTTGACAAATTATTTTCTGGCTCGTGTGCAGCAGGATTTCAAACAAGGAAATACTGTTCTAGGCGGAATAGTGACATCAACAAACCGGTTTATCCGCAATGCACAACTCGATTTTCTAAACAAAAATGCTTATACCGGCGGCATTGACCTGTTGCATCAGTGGAAAGATAAAGAATTCTACCTTGATGGCAAGATGATTGGAAGTTATATCACCGGCAGTAAACAAGCCATGCAGGAAATGCAGCAATCTTCTGCCCGCTACCTGCAGCGTCCTGATATTTCCTATGCACATTATGACAGCACACGTAACTCTCTGTCAGGGTGGGGCGGTGACGTTAAAATTGGAAAAGGGAGCAAAGGTCTTTGGCGGTATTATACCGAACTTTCATTTCGTTCTCCGGGTCTTGAGCTGAATGATATGGGATATATGCAAACGGCAGATGTTATCCGACAAAATAATTATCTGGCTTATTTTGTCAACAAACCGGTATCCATTTTCAGGACTTACACATGTGTAGCTTTCCTGAATAATAACTGGAATTACGGGTTGCAATATTTGTCGTCATCGTTTACCGGAGCAGGGTATGCCGAATTTCTTAATAAATGGAGCATTAATAACTCTCTTACGTACACAACTGAGGCTCTGGATACTCGTATTCTTAGGGGTGGTCCCGCTATGTATGTTCCGGGCAACTGGCAGGAAAATTTTTATATTAAAACAGACGATTCTAAGGCAGCTTATTGTTCTTTGAATTACATTCGCAATTTTCCAAATAAACAAGGAAAAGGGTCTCAATATTCCACAACGTTTACAATTCAACCAATTTCGGCGTTGAAATTCTCTCTTAATCTGAATTATGCTTTGAATGATAATGTTTTGCAGTATGTAGGTTGTGCTTCGGACGGCGGTTGTGACAAACCCATCATGGCGTCGATTAATCAGAAAACGCTGGGAGCTACTTTTCGTGCCGATTGCAACCTGACGCCGGAATTATCACTACAATATTACGGTAGTCCTTATTCATCTGTGGGCAAATACTCTGCATTCAAGCATATTACAGATCCGTGCAATAAATCATTTGAAAAACGTTTTACGCTGCTGGATACCTCCAATTATAGCGACGATGCTTATCAAATAGACGAAAACGGGGATGGAAAAACCGATTATTCAGTCTCCAACCCCGATTTCAACTACTATCAATTCAGATCTAATTTTGTACTCCGCTGGGAGTATCGAGCCGGTTCTCAGCTCTATTTTGTATGGTCCAATGAAATTACCAACTACCAAAATCCCGGTCATGAGCCGGTAACTGCTATCTTTCGGGGACTTTCTAAAGGCACCGTTAATAATGTCTTTTTAGTGAAACTTTCCTACTGGTTTTCTCTCTGA
- a CDS encoding helix-turn-helix domain-containing protein → MDNSITLYVNTTLIISCLVFAIVFFAFPLPPDSKGLKSYKVSLRTLGIAYSLFASLVLISEAIEEPEVDLLSVINLNIASLQSILFAMALVILLNPAKITRKYLLKHVSPIIAFDLIYTLVALRWGNPEIGNLDALVKLSLTPPVVIRECFWLFFVIQLGYLTVIFIRAVKNYDKALDNYFSDGYKIHIRWVSICYYSALSLGVFGVFMMCFFSFVWEIVFTVCCIIYYVGFGVCYIQYPRTFIKIEPVLRPVIKPSEIHLKINNRFSWAELKGKVLKEKYYTRMGVNIEDMAQYLKVGRTTLSGLINKEEGVNFNSWIRRLRIAEAIRLLQENSEHSLSQISEMVGYSEPSNFSRQFKAETGVSPSEWCLQKRFPA, encoded by the coding sequence ATGGATAATTCTATTACCTTATATGTAAACACGACCTTGATTATAAGTTGTTTGGTGTTTGCTATAGTTTTTTTTGCCTTCCCTTTACCTCCTGACTCAAAAGGGTTGAAAAGTTACAAGGTTTCCCTACGGACTTTGGGTATAGCCTATTCTCTTTTTGCATCTTTGGTGTTAATATCAGAAGCAATTGAAGAACCGGAAGTGGATTTATTGTCTGTGATAAATCTAAATATTGCATCGTTGCAATCTATTTTATTTGCCATGGCATTAGTCATATTACTTAATCCAGCCAAAATAACCAGGAAATATCTGCTTAAACATGTAAGCCCGATAATCGCTTTTGATCTTATTTATACTTTGGTTGCTCTTCGTTGGGGAAATCCTGAGATTGGTAATTTAGATGCTTTAGTGAAGCTTAGTCTGACACCTCCAGTCGTTATCAGGGAATGTTTTTGGTTGTTTTTTGTGATTCAGCTTGGGTATTTGACTGTTATTTTTATTCGTGCAGTTAAGAATTATGATAAGGCATTAGATAATTATTTTTCCGACGGTTATAAGATTCATATTCGCTGGGTGTCCATTTGTTATTATTCGGCCTTGTCGCTGGGTGTATTTGGGGTATTCATGATGTGTTTCTTTTCTTTTGTATGGGAAATTGTCTTTACGGTCTGTTGTATTATCTATTATGTCGGATTTGGGGTTTGCTATATTCAATATCCCAGAACGTTTATAAAGATAGAACCTGTGCTTCGTCCGGTTATTAAACCATCTGAAATTCATCTGAAAATCAATAACCGTTTTTCGTGGGCAGAACTAAAGGGAAAGGTGTTGAAAGAGAAGTATTATACCCGCATGGGGGTAAATATTGAAGATATGGCTCAATATTTGAAGGTTGGACGAACAACACTATCTGGTTTAATCAATAAGGAAGAGGGGGTTAACTTTAATTCGTGGATTCGGAGGCTTCGTATTGCAGAAGCTATTCGGTTATTACAAGAAAATTCAGAACATTCTTTGAGTCAGATATCAGAAATGGTAGGTTATAGTGAGCCCTCAAATTTCAGTCGCCAATTTAAGGCTGAGACAGGTGTTTCTCCTTCTGAATGGTGTCTACAAAAGCGTTTCCCTGCATAA
- a CDS encoding WG repeat-containing protein, with product MEENSILFSYNRRSVARLPFRPTLFTRNTGLQAENILIPYRKGTKWGFCNIQKRLIIPCLYDAVRKFKNGIAIVCKNNKWGIITNNGNELISCRYDAIEMNIETILSVKQGGKWGLTDIFGMEIISCKYDFICKFLKGYAELENEDKKGILSITGEEILPPKYQDIKNLGNGYFAVCPNKRWGLVDSCGQEITPCKFNCFDIYDCSLFRVSDNHGWGIITSDGTEIVSCHYTIMENIKNGLSKVKTNGKWGYINTKGEIAVPCIYKQIGDFSDGLARCLYNGHWGFVDMSGHEVIACKYDMVNNFQEQLAGVCKNNRWGIINNLGDVKAPFRYTFIGNFNNGKAEIAVNDRLGIINKNFKVMLFSGYESIKPACKNAYSVHLNGYWTLINSEGLSLTSTVYDAIARFNDTMIRVKIKGKWGIIDYTGREIVPCRYDKIELPRDEVARVYNKSLTGLINIQGKEVVRCQYKHIGKFSNGLAWVETNSKSGFINKDGKEVIPCKYKWVWEFEDNLAIAGLENNTIGFVHTNGATYWED from the coding sequence ATGGAAGAAAACAGCATCCTTTTCTCGTACAACAGACGTTCAGTCGCCAGATTACCATTCAGACCCACACTTTTCACCAGGAATACCGGACTACAAGCCGAAAATATTCTAATTCCTTACAGAAAAGGAACTAAATGGGGATTCTGCAACATTCAAAAGAGATTAATTATTCCGTGTCTGTATGATGCTGTCCGGAAATTCAAAAACGGAATTGCCATTGTATGCAAAAACAACAAATGGGGTATAATCACGAACAATGGCAACGAACTGATAAGTTGCCGATATGATGCTATTGAAATGAATATCGAAACAATTTTATCGGTAAAACAAGGAGGCAAATGGGGACTAACCGACATATTTGGAATGGAAATTATTTCATGCAAATATGATTTTATCTGCAAATTTCTCAAAGGATATGCCGAATTGGAAAATGAAGATAAAAAAGGTATTCTTTCAATAACAGGAGAAGAAATATTACCCCCAAAATATCAGGACATAAAAAATTTAGGCAATGGATATTTTGCAGTTTGTCCAAATAAACGTTGGGGATTGGTCGATAGTTGCGGTCAAGAAATTACCCCCTGCAAGTTTAACTGCTTTGATATTTATGACTGTTCGCTATTTCGAGTGAGTGACAATCATGGATGGGGCATCATCACTTCCGATGGAACTGAGATCGTATCGTGCCATTATACGATAATGGAGAATATAAAAAATGGTTTATCCAAAGTCAAAACAAACGGAAAATGGGGATATATCAACACAAAAGGAGAGATTGCCGTCCCTTGTATTTACAAGCAAATAGGAGACTTCTCTGACGGACTGGCACGCTGTTTATACAACGGACACTGGGGATTTGTAGACATGAGCGGTCATGAAGTTATTGCCTGCAAATATGATATGGTAAATAATTTTCAGGAACAGTTAGCCGGGGTCTGCAAAAATAATCGCTGGGGCATCATCAACAATCTTGGTGACGTAAAAGCCCCGTTTCGATACACTTTCATTGGCAATTTCAACAACGGGAAAGCTGAGATTGCGGTAAACGACCGGTTGGGCATTATCAATAAGAACTTCAAGGTAATGCTGTTTTCGGGCTATGAATCCATTAAACCGGCCTGCAAAAACGCTTACAGTGTACACCTGAACGGCTATTGGACCTTAATAAACTCCGAAGGCCTGTCACTAACTTCTACCGTATACGACGCAATTGCAAGGTTCAACGACACTATGATTCGCGTAAAGATTAAAGGAAAATGGGGAATTATTGATTATACCGGAAGAGAAATTGTGCCGTGCAGGTATGACAAAATAGAATTACCTCGTGATGAAGTAGCCCGTGTATATAATAAATCTCTCACCGGACTGATAAATATCCAGGGCAAGGAAGTCGTCAGATGCCAGTATAAACATATCGGCAAATTCTCAAACGGTCTGGCTTGGGTAGAGACAAATTCAAAATCAGGATTTATCAACAAAGACGGCAAGGAAGTAATACCCTGCAAATACAAATGGGTCTGGGAGTTCGAAGATAATCTGGCCATAGCGGGACTTGAGAATAACACGATCGGTTTCGTACATACCAATGGCGCCACTTATTGGGAAGACTAG
- the pgeF gene encoding peptidoglycan editing factor PgeF, protein MSVNLLTYSNLNRFTEQILHFSSTRQGGVSSDEYASLNLGNFSDESRENIIQNRQLLCADLGIPLNRLIGAHQVHGTNVKLVDDSLLKMDENRRKASLEGFDALICNTPDICITTTTADCVPILLFDPVTRSIAAIHSGWRSTLNNIVGCTIEAMKDNFGVNPANLIAAVGPCISGAVYEVGGELESQFHINGFDTHQFFSQKNDDKFLFDIRLAVQKQLEAVGVNNIEVSPHCTFSEPDLFFSARRQGSHSGRMLSGICLKK, encoded by the coding sequence ATGTCTGTCAATCTACTCACATATTCAAATCTTAACCGTTTCACCGAACAAATACTTCACTTTAGCTCTACCCGTCAGGGTGGAGTAAGCAGTGACGAATATGCCTCATTAAATCTGGGGAATTTTTCCGATGAAAGCAGGGAAAATATAATCCAAAACCGGCAGCTTCTTTGCGCTGATCTCGGTATTCCCCTGAATCGCTTAATTGGAGCGCATCAGGTACACGGCACCAACGTCAAGCTTGTAGACGATTCATTACTAAAAATGGATGAGAATAGAAGAAAAGCCTCTTTAGAAGGTTTTGATGCGCTTATATGCAATACGCCGGACATTTGTATCACGACAACAACTGCCGATTGCGTACCCATTCTCTTATTTGATCCTGTAACCCGAAGTATTGCCGCTATCCATTCTGGCTGGCGCAGCACATTAAATAACATCGTTGGGTGTACGATAGAGGCCATGAAAGATAATTTCGGAGTCAATCCGGCTAATCTGATAGCAGCAGTAGGCCCCTGTATCAGTGGAGCCGTTTACGAAGTGGGAGGCGAGCTGGAATCTCAATTTCACATCAACGGATTCGACACACATCAGTTTTTTTCTCAAAAGAACGATGACAAATTTTTATTTGACATCCGCCTTGCGGTTCAAAAACAACTCGAAGCTGTCGGAGTCAACAATATCGAAGTCTCACCCCACTGCACGTTCAGCGAACCTGACCTTTTCTTTTCCGCACGGCGTCAGGGAAGCCATTCAGGGCGTATGTTAAGCGGTATCTGCCTGAAAAAATAA